The Corynebacterium jeddahense genome has a window encoding:
- a CDS encoding exodeoxyribonuclease III: MRIATWNVNSVRTRAERIAAFLERQDVDVLAMQETKTPDAKFPYATFEAAGYEVAHVGTSQWNGVAIASRVGLDDVRDSFEGQPAFAKEGDPEKEARAVGAVCGGVEVWSLYVPNGREIGDPHYDYKLQFLWSLADQVRPGELQCYMGDFNVAPRDEDVWDIAWFEGKTHVTEPERAAFQMLLEAGLTEIEHDEPYTFWDYKSMRFQKNEGMRIDFQLATAPLRDKVQRAFVDVEERKGKGASDHAPLVADYDTRGLAYDEVR; the protein is encoded by the coding sequence ATGCGAATCGCCACCTGGAACGTCAACTCCGTGCGCACCCGCGCCGAGCGCATCGCCGCGTTCCTCGAGCGCCAGGACGTCGACGTGTTGGCGATGCAGGAGACGAAGACCCCGGACGCGAAGTTCCCGTACGCCACCTTCGAAGCCGCCGGCTACGAGGTCGCGCACGTGGGCACGAGCCAGTGGAACGGCGTGGCCATCGCCTCGCGCGTGGGCCTCGACGACGTGCGCGACAGCTTCGAGGGCCAGCCCGCATTCGCCAAGGAAGGCGACCCCGAAAAGGAGGCGCGCGCGGTCGGCGCGGTGTGCGGCGGCGTCGAGGTGTGGAGCCTCTACGTGCCCAACGGCCGCGAGATCGGGGACCCGCACTACGACTACAAGCTGCAGTTTCTCTGGTCGCTCGCGGACCAGGTGAGGCCCGGCGAGCTCCAGTGCTACATGGGCGACTTCAACGTCGCCCCGCGCGACGAGGACGTGTGGGACATCGCCTGGTTCGAGGGCAAGACCCACGTCACGGAGCCGGAGCGCGCCGCGTTCCAGATGCTCCTCGAGGCCGGCCTCACAGAAATCGAGCACGACGAGCCGTACACGTTCTGGGACTACAAGTCCATGCGCTTCCAGAAGAACGAGGGCATGCGCATCGACTTCCAGCTCGCCACGGCGCCACTGCGCGATAAGGTGCAGCGCGCGTTCGTCGACGTCGAGGAGCGCAAGGGCAAGGGCGCCTCCGACCACGCGCCGCTCGTCGCGGACTACGACACGCGCGGGCTGGCCTACGACGAGGTCCGATGA
- a CDS encoding glutamate--cysteine ligase, with protein sequence MDPFRDFARSKDNTLGVEWEIALVDPVTRDLVPRAAEVIDEVHARHPDIHLEREFLQNTIELVTPVCVNTKQATQALQRNLDAIKEVADEKGLKLWASGGHPFSDFRTNPLSPKHTYEEIVNRTQYWGQHMLLWGIHCHVGISHEDKVWPIINAVMTKYPHLLAISASSPGWDGIDTGYASNRTMLYQQLPTAGMPYQFQNWDEWVGFMRDQQTSGVINHTGSMHFDVRPAAKWGTIEVRISDATSNLRELAAVVALTHCLIVHYDQMLERGEQLPTLQQWHVAENKWRGARYGMEALVITSRETDEDWVTNELRLLIDELTPTAADLDCLGELRLVEEIIERGAGYQRQRAIYERTGDWKDVVDATCAEMWDLTL encoded by the coding sequence ATGGATCCATTCCGCGACTTTGCCAGGTCGAAGGACAACACTCTCGGCGTCGAGTGGGAGATCGCCCTCGTCGACCCGGTAACGCGCGACCTCGTGCCCCGCGCCGCCGAGGTCATCGACGAGGTGCACGCCCGCCACCCCGACATCCACCTCGAGCGCGAGTTCCTCCAGAACACGATTGAGCTGGTCACGCCCGTCTGCGTCAACACCAAGCAGGCCACGCAGGCCCTCCAGCGCAACCTCGACGCCATCAAGGAGGTCGCGGACGAGAAGGGCCTCAAGCTCTGGGCGAGTGGCGGCCACCCGTTCTCGGACTTCCGCACGAACCCGCTGAGCCCGAAGCACACGTACGAGGAGATCGTCAACCGCACCCAGTACTGGGGCCAGCACATGCTGCTCTGGGGCATTCACTGCCACGTCGGCATCAGTCATGAAGACAAGGTCTGGCCGATCATCAACGCGGTGATGACGAAGTACCCGCACCTGCTCGCCATCTCCGCGAGCAGTCCGGGCTGGGACGGCATCGATACGGGTTACGCGTCCAACCGCACCATGCTTTACCAGCAGCTTCCCACCGCAGGCATGCCGTACCAGTTCCAGAACTGGGACGAGTGGGTCGGCTTCATGCGCGACCAGCAGACGTCGGGCGTGATCAACCACACGGGCTCCATGCATTTCGACGTCCGCCCGGCCGCGAAGTGGGGCACCATCGAGGTCCGCATCTCTGACGCGACGAGCAACCTGCGCGAGCTCGCGGCCGTCGTGGCGCTCACGCACTGCCTCATCGTCCACTACGACCAGATGCTCGAGCGCGGCGAGCAACTGCCCACCCTCCAGCAGTGGCACGTCGCCGAGAACAAGTGGCGCGGCGCCCGCTACGGCATGGAGGCGCTCGTGATCACCAGCCGCGAGACGGACGAGGATTGGGTGACCAACGAGCTCAGATTGCTTATCGACGAGCTGACGCCCACCGCCGCCGACCTCGATTGCCTGGGCGAGCTGCGCCTGGTCGAGGAAATCATCGAGCGGGGCGCGGGCTACCAGCGCCAGCGCGCCATCTACGAGCGCACCGGGGACTGGAAGGACGTCGTCGACGCGACCTGCGCGGAGATGTGGGATCTCACCCTTTAG
- a CDS encoding endonuclease domain-containing protein → MAQGVVDKQPCVQLSATKFIPESAWADLKSHEREFLRCYCAGASAHKAVLVGRSAGRATNMWVIPHDDEIVELAQRDGNPPPKLQWPEGVVYRHMTVPERDVVVYEPLDTAGGGAKLRITKAARTAVDIARLHGVPDAVAAMDGGFRGQSPVGEEMWREELSATIAGLRGKKGIGAAKEALELCSPLSESAFESYFRALLALRGIQVQEQMWIGRKYRVDFLWGKLIIEIDGYVKFEDKPHAEVLSQMRRENWLKEQGYEIIRLFPFEILRDAEGCIRRVLAKKAIADARGPVRVPATRHRP, encoded by the coding sequence GTGGCGCAGGGCGTCGTCGATAAGCAACCTTGCGTACAGCTCTCTGCGACGAAGTTCATTCCTGAGTCGGCGTGGGCGGACTTGAAGTCGCACGAGCGGGAGTTTCTGCGCTGCTACTGTGCGGGAGCGTCTGCGCACAAGGCGGTGCTGGTGGGGCGGTCGGCCGGCCGGGCGACGAACATGTGGGTGATTCCGCACGACGACGAGATTGTCGAGCTCGCCCAGCGCGACGGCAACCCGCCACCGAAGCTGCAGTGGCCGGAGGGCGTCGTGTACCGGCACATGACCGTGCCAGAGCGCGACGTTGTGGTCTACGAGCCGCTGGACACTGCCGGTGGGGGCGCCAAGCTGCGGATCACGAAGGCGGCCCGAACCGCGGTCGACATCGCTAGGCTGCATGGGGTGCCCGACGCGGTAGCCGCGATGGATGGGGGATTTCGTGGCCAATCGCCCGTCGGTGAGGAGATGTGGCGCGAGGAATTGTCTGCCACCATCGCGGGGCTGCGCGGGAAGAAAGGGATCGGGGCGGCGAAGGAAGCGCTGGAGCTGTGCTCGCCTCTCTCGGAATCGGCGTTCGAATCGTACTTCCGCGCCCTCCTGGCACTCAGGGGTATTCAGGTGCAGGAACAGATGTGGATCGGCAGGAAGTACCGTGTCGACTTTCTCTGGGGCAAGCTCATCATCGAGATCGACGGCTACGTCAAGTTCGAGGACAAGCCCCATGCGGAGGTGCTCAGCCAGATGAGACGGGAGAACTGGCTGAAGGAGCAGGGGTACGAGATCATCCGCCTCTTTCCCTTTGAGATCCTGCGCGACGCCGAAGGCTGCATTCGCCGCGTGCTGGCGAAGAAGGCCATTGCGGATGCCCGCGGCCCGGTGCGGGTTCCGGCGACGCGGCACCGTCCGTAG
- a CDS encoding IS3 family transposase, giving the protein MPAGFPSDIRDGAVERFLAGASAREVCDWAEDVCGRRPSVDTVGNWVAAKRRGQSFDGTRRAYDAETIAKVVARRLTSQATVREIAVEFDVNDTAALTWTKRYWPDDDDRDSAASMTFDEAFAATMERVSKHRKVQRNHQQQRVDEAADAKRPPRPVNEWLPGPGPIDDIADLPSDMDELKKLVVEMRDRETVKDAIIQVLMSDGEPQGKGNVRGGESRGKDDVRDGELSTAAKAAVVVALTDAHGFSIAKACAVVGIAQSTFYYHRHTHTKVVHQREQRRAALKPLILQAAAESGQSYGYRRIHAWLKIMGHTVSEKIVRTLMEELGCRPPAKASGKYSSYTGETDHKPANLLLIAPTDNSDDDGDADVDVARPVVAPSQYFIDHADAQGLTHDFHADAPWEKIGTDVTEIHCPDGKLFLSAAIDFYDGMPIAVTMSTSPNHDLVAEMIARIDEVKPDEAQPIIHSDRGGLYRSERWVSLITDHTHNILDCPDCQADTWCGNRWRYIPSLSRKATSGDNARTEGFFGTMKQELLKGRPVVSTMTVAQMRDYIDSYIDFYINTRLKSTLGEGYTTIAEHRKALSA; this is encoded by the coding sequence ATGCCCGCAGGGTTTCCATCTGATATCCGCGATGGTGCGGTTGAGAGGTTTTTGGCTGGGGCGTCTGCCCGTGAGGTCTGCGACTGGGCTGAAGACGTATGTGGTCGCCGACCATCAGTGGACACGGTCGGCAACTGGGTTGCGGCCAAACGCCGCGGCCAGTCCTTTGATGGCACGCGACGCGCCTACGACGCTGAGACCATCGCGAAGGTTGTAGCACGCAGGTTGACCTCGCAGGCGACGGTGCGTGAGATTGCCGTGGAGTTCGATGTCAACGACACCGCAGCACTGACCTGGACGAAGCGGTACTGGCCAGACGATGACGACCGCGATTCGGCAGCGTCGATGACCTTCGACGAGGCGTTTGCGGCGACAATGGAACGCGTGAGCAAACACCGCAAAGTCCAACGCAACCATCAACAGCAGCGAGTCGATGAAGCAGCCGATGCGAAAAGGCCACCCCGGCCAGTCAACGAGTGGCTGCCAGGGCCTGGACCGATAGACGACATCGCTGATTTACCCAGTGACATGGACGAGCTGAAAAAGCTCGTTGTCGAGATGCGCGACCGGGAAACAGTCAAAGACGCCATTATCCAAGTGCTCATGAGCGACGGTGAGCCGCAGGGAAAAGGCAACGTCCGTGGCGGTGAGTCGCGGGGAAAAGACGACGTCCGTGACGGGGAACTGTCCACCGCGGCGAAAGCCGCAGTGGTGGTTGCCCTCACGGACGCCCACGGGTTTTCCATCGCCAAAGCATGCGCGGTTGTCGGGATTGCGCAGTCGACGTTTTACTACCACCGACACACCCACACGAAGGTGGTGCACCAGCGCGAACAGCGCCGCGCTGCACTCAAACCGCTGATCTTGCAGGCAGCAGCCGAATCCGGGCAAAGCTACGGCTACCGGCGCATCCACGCCTGGCTGAAGATCATGGGGCATACAGTGTCGGAAAAGATCGTGCGTACCCTCATGGAAGAGCTTGGGTGCCGCCCGCCGGCGAAAGCGTCGGGCAAATACTCCTCCTACACCGGTGAAACCGACCACAAACCCGCGAACCTGCTGCTGATCGCCCCAACCGACAACAGTGACGATGATGGGGATGCGGATGTGGATGTGGCCCGGCCGGTTGTTGCACCGTCGCAGTACTTCATCGACCACGCCGACGCTCAGGGGCTGACCCACGATTTCCACGCGGATGCCCCGTGGGAGAAAATCGGCACCGACGTCACCGAAATCCACTGCCCAGACGGCAAATTGTTTCTGTCGGCAGCGATCGATTTCTACGACGGGATGCCGATTGCGGTGACCATGTCAACATCACCGAACCACGACTTGGTCGCCGAGATGATCGCGCGAATCGACGAGGTAAAACCCGACGAGGCACAACCGATCATCCATTCCGATCGTGGTGGGCTCTACCGCAGTGAACGCTGGGTCAGTCTGATTACCGACCACACCCACAACATCTTGGATTGCCCCGACTGCCAGGCCGATACATGGTGCGGCAACCGGTGGCGATACATCCCGTCACTGTCGCGCAAAGCCACCAGCGGCGACAACGCGCGCACCGAAGGCTTCTTCGGCACGATGAAACAAGAACTGCTCAAAGGCAGGCCTGTGGTGTCGACGATGACGGTGGCGCAAATGCGCGACTATATTGATTCCTACATCGACTTCTACATCAACACACGATTGAAGTCGACACTCGGCGAGGGCTACACCACCATCGCCGAGCACCGCAAGGCACTGAGTGCATAA
- a CDS encoding LytR C-terminal domain-containing protein, which produces MTNEHYGNDRRPRGEQTGSTRYSKYSAGDGGASDAGYDGAGYDGAGYDEPLDAEIVEDDRTADLYASDRAADRYADGAATDPGYRGAHRRDDDAEYDDADHTEYLDRDYRDERGYRDGRDGAAAVSGSERVAAGEAGAAGGSSAAGAAEGGLPKRGLAMILIAVAALLALWGIWKMTQNGDDDNAAAPTSATLSASAPASAPAAPAAPAGQQDPAAQGSAAQGSAAQGSAAQGSAAQGSPAQNTAAPAGQGAGQGAGTPNSAAPSTAAQDPASQSAAPNAQNGQQGQPAPAGAPIDNSSAQVFVYNNSGVPDLASRTADQLKGQYNVVNNSPDSAVMNMPEQQYGVFDGTYVFYDPSVPGAEKVATDLARRVGGTARVKGDIPQGAVSLPEQAAKDRSAVAVVLAG; this is translated from the coding sequence GTGACTAACGAGCATTATGGCAACGACCGTCGCCCCCGCGGGGAGCAGACGGGATCCACGCGATACTCCAAGTACTCCGCCGGCGACGGTGGCGCCTCGGATGCCGGTTACGACGGTGCCGGTTACGACGGTGCCGGTTACGACGAACCCCTCGACGCCGAGATCGTCGAGGACGATCGCACCGCCGACCTCTACGCGTCGGACCGCGCCGCTGACCGGTACGCGGACGGCGCGGCGACCGACCCGGGCTACCGCGGCGCCCACCGTCGCGACGACGACGCCGAATACGACGACGCCGACCACACCGAGTACCTCGACCGCGATTACCGCGACGAGCGTGGTTACCGCGACGGCCGTGACGGCGCCGCTGCCGTGTCCGGGTCCGAGCGCGTGGCTGCCGGCGAGGCAGGCGCGGCCGGCGGGTCCAGCGCTGCCGGCGCAGCCGAGGGCGGCCTGCCGAAGCGCGGACTCGCCATGATCCTCATCGCCGTCGCCGCACTCCTCGCGCTGTGGGGCATCTGGAAGATGACGCAGAACGGCGACGACGACAACGCCGCGGCCCCGACCTCCGCCACCCTCTCGGCGTCCGCGCCGGCGTCGGCACCCGCGGCGCCCGCAGCACCGGCGGGCCAGCAGGATCCGGCGGCGCAGGGGTCGGCCGCGCAGGGTTCGGCCGCGCAGGGTTCGGCCGCGCAGGGTTCGGCCGCGCAGGGCTCGCCGGCGCAAAACACCGCAGCACCCGCTGGCCAGGGCGCTGGCCAGGGCGCTGGCACTCCGAACTCGGCCGCGCCTAGCACTGCGGCGCAAGACCCTGCGAGCCAGTCGGCCGCTCCGAACGCGCAGAACGGACAACAGGGCCAGCCGGCTCCGGCGGGCGCGCCCATCGACAACAGCTCGGCGCAGGTCTTCGTCTACAACAACTCGGGTGTGCCGGACCTCGCCAGCCGCACCGCAGACCAGCTCAAGGGCCAGTACAACGTCGTGAACAACTCGCCGGACTCCGCGGTGATGAACATGCCGGAGCAGCAGTACGGCGTATTCGACGGTACCTACGTCTTCTACGACCCGTCCGTGCCTGGCGCGGAGAAGGTCGCCACCGACCTTGCCCGTCGCGTCGGGGGCACCGCCCGCGTCAAGGGCGACATCCCGCAGGGTGCGGTGAGCTTGCCGGAGCAGGCTGCGAAGGATCGCAGCGCTGTGGCGGTCGTCCTCGCCGGCTAG
- a CDS encoding DUF3263 domain-containing protein, whose amino-acid sequence MPSDTLSEADLAVLRFAAHAPRSIGAREDRIRSELGMQPIRYYQRLNALLDSPAALAAEPQLVRRLQRLRDDPRAPKL is encoded by the coding sequence ATGCCGTCCGACACGCTTTCCGAGGCCGACCTCGCCGTGCTCCGCTTCGCCGCCCACGCGCCCCGGTCCATCGGCGCGCGCGAGGACCGCATCCGCTCCGAGCTGGGCATGCAGCCGATCCGTTACTACCAGCGCCTCAACGCGCTGCTCGACTCGCCCGCCGCGCTCGCCGCCGAGCCGCAGCTCGTGCGCAGGCTGCAGCGGCTTCGCGACGACCCCAGGGCCCCCAAGCTCTAG
- a CDS encoding phospholipase D-like domain-containing protein, which produces MIHLAWWQFATMVVDTVIKVVMIGVVPGGRKPSSANAWLLLILFVPVIGLPLYLLMGSTLVSRRRHRIQVEARRALDAVELPPSDAPASLPPETASLVRLNRELTGYPAVYGDVRALWSDYQKAMERIASLIDDASATISIEIYAVAWDDTTNIVFEALERAIARGVHVRLLLDHIGSRKYPGFRTLQKRLTAIGVDWHMMLPLDPLHGRWRRPDLRNHRKVIIIDSKVAFAGSLNLIDRGYLMPGHRRAGRQWVDVFVELEGPIVSSVEYMFAVDWYTESGEALDVAGSARAVAGAGAGSVSGAGPADTTSIRNRDVLQLVPSGPGYLTEPNLRMFVSMIHHAKKQLTLCSPYFVPEESLLEAITSACYRGVHVDLLVGEKADQFMVQHAQSAYYEQLLKAGVHIWEFPAPYVLHTKFVLSDPGTPGAVGVVGSSNMDIRSFSLNYESSLFVASGSLLGSLERLGANYLAVSRELTLERWARRPWYRRYIDNVMKLTSALQ; this is translated from the coding sequence ATGATCCATCTCGCCTGGTGGCAGTTCGCGACGATGGTCGTGGACACCGTGATCAAGGTCGTCATGATCGGGGTGGTCCCCGGCGGGCGCAAGCCGTCCTCGGCAAACGCGTGGCTGCTGCTCATCCTCTTCGTGCCGGTCATCGGCCTGCCGCTCTACCTGCTCATGGGCTCCACGCTGGTCTCGCGGCGCCGCCACCGCATCCAGGTCGAGGCCCGCCGCGCCCTCGACGCCGTCGAGCTGCCACCTTCCGACGCGCCCGCGTCCCTGCCGCCCGAAACCGCCTCGCTCGTGCGCCTCAACCGCGAGCTCACCGGCTACCCCGCCGTCTACGGCGACGTCCGCGCGCTGTGGTCCGACTACCAGAAGGCAATGGAGCGGATCGCCTCGCTTATCGACGACGCCAGCGCCACCATCTCCATCGAAATCTACGCGGTGGCCTGGGACGACACCACGAACATCGTCTTCGAGGCCCTCGAGCGAGCCATCGCCCGCGGGGTCCACGTACGCCTGCTCCTCGACCACATCGGCTCGCGCAAGTACCCCGGCTTCCGCACACTGCAGAAACGCCTCACCGCCATCGGCGTGGACTGGCACATGATGCTGCCCCTCGACCCGCTCCACGGCCGGTGGCGACGCCCCGACCTGCGCAATCACCGCAAAGTCATCATCATCGACTCGAAGGTGGCGTTCGCCGGCTCCCTCAACCTCATCGACCGCGGCTACCTCATGCCCGGCCACCGGCGCGCCGGCCGCCAGTGGGTCGACGTGTTCGTCGAACTCGAGGGGCCCATCGTCTCCTCCGTGGAGTACATGTTCGCGGTGGACTGGTACACCGAGTCCGGCGAGGCCCTCGACGTGGCGGGGTCCGCTCGCGCGGTCGCCGGGGCTGGGGCTGGTTCTGTGTCTGGGGCGGGTCCGGCGGACACGACGTCGATACGCAATCGCGATGTCCTCCAACTCGTGCCTTCCGGGCCGGGCTACCTCACCGAGCCGAACCTGCGCATGTTCGTCTCCATGATCCACCACGCGAAGAAGCAGCTCACGCTGTGCTCGCCGTACTTCGTGCCGGAGGAGTCGCTGCTCGAGGCGATCACGTCCGCGTGCTACCGGGGCGTGCACGTGGACCTGCTCGTGGGCGAGAAGGCCGACCAGTTCATGGTGCAGCACGCGCAGTCGGCGTACTACGAGCAGCTGCTCAAGGCCGGGGTGCACATCTGGGAGTTTCCGGCGCCGTACGTGCTGCACACGAAGTTCGTCCTTTCCGACCCCGGCACGCCCGGCGCCGTCGGCGTCGTCGGGTCGTCGAACATGGACATCCGCTCATTCTCCCTCAACTACGAGTCCTCGCTGTTCGTGGCGTCGGGGTCCCTGCTCGGGTCGCTCGAGCGGCTGGGCGCGAACTACCTGGCCGTGTCGCGGGAGCTCACGCTCGAGCGGTGGGCGCGGCGGCCGTGGTATCGGCGCTACATCGACAACGTGATGAAGCTGACGTCGGCGCTGCAGTAG
- a CDS encoding helix-turn-helix domain-containing protein yields MSSLEELIGEDALEVNQQVEILRLIEQLRTLRISRGMDVGELAEALGCSAKDIVRFESDAHLGVVNLDFVADYLSAVRGFLRFDVSKEEDTPATDLVSKFSHDFVCTSAPEPGDVYSARRYSHTFEVRAVTR; encoded by the coding sequence ATGTCCAGCTTGGAAGAACTCATCGGGGAAGACGCCCTCGAAGTCAATCAGCAGGTCGAGATCCTCCGCCTCATCGAGCAGTTGCGAACGCTTCGGATAAGTCGGGGCATGGACGTCGGAGAGCTCGCAGAAGCACTCGGGTGCTCAGCGAAGGATATTGTCCGGTTTGAAAGCGACGCCCACCTCGGGGTAGTGAACCTCGACTTTGTCGCTGACTACCTTTCCGCCGTCCGCGGGTTTCTTCGCTTTGATGTGTCGAAGGAGGAGGACACCCCGGCGACCGACCTCGTCTCAAAGTTCAGTCATGACTTCGTATGCACCAGCGCACCGGAACCGGGTGATGTGTATTCGGCGCGCCGTTACTCCCACACGTTTGAAGTTCGTGCGGTGACCCGATGA
- a CDS encoding peptide deformylase yields the protein MTIRPIVIHGDPVLHEPTKPVTQPVEELAELIADMHETMDAAHGVGLAANQIGVPLRLFVYHCPDGDQMRRGTVINPVLETSEIPKTMPRDDGEDDEGCLSVPGYSWPTGRADWAKVTGLDEHGNEIEVEGTGFFARCLQHETGHLDGYLYTDVLTGRWKKEAKRVIRDEGWREPGHTWLPGTDADPFGHDD from the coding sequence ATGACCATCCGACCCATCGTTATCCACGGCGATCCGGTGCTACACGAGCCGACGAAGCCGGTGACGCAGCCCGTCGAGGAGCTGGCCGAGCTCATCGCCGACATGCACGAGACCATGGACGCCGCCCACGGCGTCGGCCTCGCCGCGAACCAGATCGGCGTGCCGCTGCGCCTCTTCGTCTACCACTGCCCCGACGGCGACCAGATGCGCCGCGGCACGGTGATCAACCCAGTGCTGGAGACCTCGGAGATCCCGAAGACGATGCCGCGCGACGACGGCGAGGACGACGAAGGCTGCCTCTCCGTCCCGGGCTACAGCTGGCCGACGGGCCGCGCGGACTGGGCGAAGGTGACGGGCCTCGACGAACACGGCAACGAGATCGAAGTCGAGGGCACCGGCTTCTTCGCCCGCTGCCTCCAGCACGAGACGGGCCACCTCGACGGCTACCTCTACACCGACGTGCTCACCGGCCGCTGGAAGAAGGAGGCCAAGCGCGTCATCCGCGACGAAGGCTGGCGCGAGCCGGGCCACACCTGGCTGCCGGGCACGGACGCGGACCCGTTCGGCCACGACGACTAA
- a CDS encoding ABC transporter permease, translated as MLNLLRAEWTKLRSTSSFWWNSGLILAFSAVFGALMGYGARMAGKPFGPLTIAASVVMIDMIIVIVQSAMTVTTEYRFGIPATNFRIAPKRWQVAVAKLLLGAALAALVTALGLVVAFVCYDLAAPVASNWLSTSAAHRALWAMPLGMALVTLFTQGVGWLARNTAGTIVIMIVMMLLVETLAALIPRIGADVVKYLPFGNLLSFMNNQEGSWSIGVSLLVFTVWAVAAWVAGVVALEARDA; from the coding sequence ATGCTTAACCTGCTTCGTGCCGAATGGACCAAACTGCGCTCCACCTCCTCCTTCTGGTGGAACAGCGGCCTCATCCTCGCCTTTTCCGCCGTCTTCGGCGCGCTTATGGGCTACGGCGCGCGCATGGCCGGCAAGCCGTTCGGGCCGCTCACCATCGCGGCGTCGGTGGTGATGATTGACATGATCATTGTCATCGTGCAGTCCGCCATGACGGTGACCACCGAGTACCGCTTCGGCATCCCCGCCACCAACTTCCGCATCGCGCCGAAGCGGTGGCAGGTCGCCGTGGCGAAGCTGCTGCTCGGCGCCGCGCTCGCCGCGCTGGTGACGGCGCTGGGGCTGGTTGTCGCGTTCGTGTGCTACGACCTCGCCGCACCCGTGGCGTCCAACTGGCTCTCGACGTCGGCGGCCCACCGCGCGCTCTGGGCAATGCCGCTGGGCATGGCGCTGGTCACGCTGTTTACCCAGGGCGTGGGCTGGCTCGCGCGCAACACGGCCGGCACGATCGTCATCATGATTGTGATGATGCTGCTCGTGGAGACGCTCGCCGCCCTCATCCCGCGCATCGGCGCCGACGTGGTGAAGTACCTGCCGTTCGGGAACCTGCTCTCCTTCATGAACAACCAGGAGGGGTCCTGGTCGATCGGGGTGTCGCTGCTCGTGTTCACGGTGTGGGCCGTGGCGGCGTGGGTCGCGGGCGTGGTGGCGCTGGAGGCGCGCGACGCGTAG
- a CDS encoding ABC transporter ATP-binding protein — protein MIEVQGLTKRYGAVQAVDDLTFSVKPGVVTGFLGPNGAGKSTTMRMILGLDKPSSGTALIDGSAYRDLPNPARKVGALLDAKGVHPNRSARSTLLWQAQAAGIPSSRVDEVLALVGLTDVAGKRVGGFSLGMGQRLGIAAALLGDPEYLILDEPVNGLDPAGIRWVRGLLQSLAAEGRTVLVSSHLLAEMAQTAENLIIIGRGRLVADTSVAEFIRSNSAVTVVARAVDTQALEAALAGLAYRRVVDADGREALEIPDRSTDEIGALAHATGVQLAELSERRASLEEAYMNSTQGHAQYVSEGVSNA, from the coding sequence ATGATTGAAGTGCAAGGCCTGACCAAGCGCTACGGCGCGGTCCAAGCCGTCGATGACCTTACGTTCAGCGTCAAACCCGGGGTGGTCACCGGCTTCCTCGGCCCGAACGGCGCCGGCAAATCCACGACCATGCGCATGATCCTCGGCTTGGACAAGCCCAGTTCGGGCACTGCGCTTATCGACGGCTCCGCCTACCGCGACCTCCCCAACCCCGCGCGCAAGGTCGGCGCACTTCTCGACGCCAAGGGGGTCCACCCCAACCGCTCCGCCCGCTCCACCCTGCTCTGGCAGGCGCAGGCGGCCGGCATCCCGAGCTCCCGCGTCGACGAAGTCCTCGCCCTCGTCGGCCTCACCGACGTGGCGGGCAAGCGCGTCGGCGGCTTCTCCCTCGGCATGGGCCAGCGCCTCGGCATCGCGGCGGCGCTGCTCGGGGACCCCGAGTACCTCATCCTCGACGAGCCGGTCAACGGCCTCGACCCCGCCGGCATCCGCTGGGTGCGCGGCCTGCTGCAGTCCCTGGCCGCAGAGGGGCGCACCGTGCTCGTGTCCTCCCACCTGCTCGCGGAGATGGCGCAGACCGCCGAGAACCTCATCATCATCGGGCGCGGCCGCCTCGTCGCCGACACCTCCGTCGCCGAGTTCATCCGGTCGAACTCGGCTGTGACAGTGGTGGCGCGAGCCGTCGATACGCAAGCGCTCGAGGCCGCCCTCGCCGGGCTGGCGTACCGACGCGTCGTGGACGCGGACGGGCGCGAGGCGCTCGAGATCCCGGACCGCTCCACCGACGAGATTGGCGCGCTGGCCCACGCCACCGGCGTCCAGCTCGCCGAGCTTAGCGAGCGGCGCGCCTCCCTTGAGGAGGCCTACATGAATTCCACCCAGGGCCACGCCCAGTACGTCTCCGAGGGGGTCTCCAATGCTTAA